In Sulfitobacter guttiformis, the genomic stretch TGCAGTTATTCATGATCCGGTGGTTGCCGGTACGCGGATGGTAGAGATGGTTAAGGCTGGTGCCATCATTACCGAGAGCGGCAAACACATCCCCGCCGCCATCGATACCATTTGCCTGCATGGTGATACCCCTACCGCAGTCGCAATCGCACAGTCTGTGCGCGCCTCCCTCGAGGCAGACGGCATCACTGTTACAACCTTCCATGGACGCACCTAATGGGCGCACGCCAATCAATACAAAGGAAGAAAGTGGTGAGCCCGTCGGGATCCGAACCCGAGACCTACTGATTAAAAGTCAGTTGCTCTACCAACTGAGCTACAGGCCCACTGCGGCGTTGTTTAGAAACCTGTGCCCTAGCGGTCAACCCCCATAACGCATGAATTTTATATGCGCTGCTGGAATTTCCGGCACGCGCCGTCTATATCGCGGGAATGAACATGATATCTTCCTCCTCTTTGCCGTTTATGAAAATGCACGGGCTCGGCAACGACTTTGTCGTAATTGATGCACGAGATGGGCAAATTCCCTTGTCACAAGGGCTTGTGCGCGCAATTGCCCACCGCCAAACAGGGGTAGGTTTTGATCAACTGGCAGTGATCGGCAACGGTTCTGGCGACGCTCACCTGACATTCTACAATGCTGACGGCTCTACTTCAGCAGCATGCGGCAATGCGACACGCTGCATCGCGCGCCACCTAATGAACGAAACCGGCGCGTCGGAGCTACATCTCACAACGGATCGCGGCGATTTATATGCAAGAGATTCGGGGGGCGGCCTGACATCTGTAAATATGGGCCAGCCTCGGCTTGAATGGGATGAGGTGCCATTGGCACACCGGATGGACACATTGTCCCTTCCGATCGAAGGTTCACCGGCGGCCACGGGCATGGGCAATCCGCATTGCACCTTTTTTATCGAGGATGTGAATGCTGTCGATCTCGCCAGCTTTGGAGCGACCCATGAGCATCACCCCCTGTTCCCCGAACGCACAAATGTACAAATTGCACAAATCATCGGGCCGGATCATATTCGTATGCGCGTCTGGGAGCGGGGCGTAGGCATCACCTTGGCGTCAGGGTCATCATCCTGCGCTACCGCTGTTGCAGCTGCACGTAGAGGCCTCACAGGGCGCGCAGTGCGCATTGATCTCGATGGGGGCACGCTGGCGATTGATTGGCGAGATGACGGCGTGTGGATGACCGGTCCGACGATGCACGTCGCGAATGGTAGCTTCACC encodes the following:
- the dapF gene encoding diaminopimelate epimerase codes for the protein MISSSSLPFMKMHGLGNDFVVIDARDGQIPLSQGLVRAIAHRQTGVGFDQLAVIGNGSGDAHLTFYNADGSTSAACGNATRCIARHLMNETGASELHLTTDRGDLYARDSGGGLTSVNMGQPRLEWDEVPLAHRMDTLSLPIEGSPAATGMGNPHCTFFIEDVNAVDLASFGATHEHHPLFPERTNVQIAQIIGPDHIRMRVWERGVGITLASGSSSCATAVAAARRGLTGRAVRIDLDGGTLAIDWRDDGVWMTGPTMHVANGSFTADFLASSL